The Fortiea contorta PCC 7126 genome has a segment encoding these proteins:
- a CDS encoding phosphatase PAP2 family protein produces MPIFGAIALILLQRRQWRYFVYVMTAGLGNTIINFAAKEIIHRVRPHLWESSYHHYGYAFPSGHAMTSMTLVVVLVILAWKTSWRSLSIILGSIFVLAIAWTRLYLGVHFPSDIVAGWMVALAWAIAASLIIKPHLTTASDETSLLPEEENLIT; encoded by the coding sequence TTGCCAATTTTTGGTGCGATCGCACTGATATTATTACAGCGAAGACAGTGGCGATATTTTGTCTATGTCATGACTGCTGGATTAGGAAACACAATCATCAACTTCGCAGCTAAGGAAATCATCCATCGCGTACGTCCTCATCTGTGGGAATCTAGTTATCATCATTATGGCTATGCTTTTCCTAGTGGTCACGCAATGACTAGCATGACGCTGGTGGTAGTTTTAGTAATTTTAGCTTGGAAAACGTCTTGGCGATCGCTCTCTATTATTCTTGGCAGTATATTCGTTTTAGCGATCGCTTGGACAAGATTATATCTGGGCGTTCATTTTCCTAGCGATATTGTAGCAGGATGGATGGTTGCATTAGCTTGGGCGATCGCTGCTAGTTTGATTATTAAACCCCATCTGACTACCGCAAGTGATGAAACTTCGTTGCTTCCTGAAGAAGAAAATCTGATTACTTAG